One genomic segment of Salinigranum rubrum includes these proteins:
- a CDS encoding 30S ribosomal protein S6e produces MADFQVVVADPDSGATYQTEVSGQDANRFLGRDLGDEVDGSAVGLDGFTLELTGGSDAAGRPMRADVSGPNLKEILSTGGVGHKTTRDGERKRITVRGRRVSDETVQINAKVVSGSGDVAAAFGEADEDDE; encoded by the coding sequence ATGGCAGACTTCCAGGTGGTCGTCGCGGACCCCGACTCCGGCGCGACCTACCAGACAGAGGTATCGGGACAGGACGCGAACCGCTTCCTCGGGCGCGACCTCGGCGACGAGGTCGACGGCAGCGCCGTCGGACTCGACGGCTTCACGCTCGAACTGACCGGCGGCTCCGACGCCGCCGGCCGACCGATGCGCGCGGACGTCTCCGGGCCGAACCTGAAGGAGATTCTCTCGACCGGCGGCGTCGGCCACAAGACCACCCGCGACGGCGAGCGCAAACGCATCACCGTCCGCGGCCGACGGGTCTCCGACGAGACGGTCCAGATCAACGCGAAGGTCGTCTCCGGCTCTGGCGACGTCGCCGCCGCCTTCGGCGAGGCGGACGAAGACGACGAGTAA
- a CDS encoding DUF7112 family protein, with translation MTERVPSDHPSVTTHRASLERSGGTRRPCLRLPDATELESGDLVRLVLDGDEFHAAVTGDSSGLVVRSAHDNRRMAREREGANRLVEWADDVGRGPGDAVEVDEVVPGTLYGVRVPGVRAVYSATETPRDSLSSIAESLDGRDDARRD, from the coding sequence GTGACCGAACGCGTTCCCAGCGACCACCCCTCGGTTACGACCCACCGCGCGAGCCTCGAACGGAGCGGCGGCACCCGCCGGCCCTGTCTCCGCCTCCCCGACGCGACCGAACTCGAGTCGGGCGACCTCGTCCGGCTCGTCCTCGACGGCGACGAGTTCCACGCCGCCGTCACCGGCGACTCCTCGGGACTGGTCGTCCGGAGCGCCCACGACAACCGGCGGATGGCCCGCGAACGCGAGGGGGCAAACCGCCTCGTCGAGTGGGCCGACGACGTCGGGAGAGGTCCCGGTGATGCGGTCGAGGTCGACGAGGTCGTCCCCGGTACGCTGTACGGCGTTCGCGTTCCGGGTGTCCGCGCGGTCTACTCGGCGACCGAAACGCCGCGCGACTCGCTCAGCTCTATCGCCGAATCCCTCGACGGCCGCGACGACGCTCGACGCGACTGA
- a CDS encoding DUF5807 family protein: MSKLDEFLAGERLDDVALFLTHAFLDSEGKIANYGEDVDDGVVLVVDGDKGRKLFASGTGMDAMAFAREAMDTDGEIARDLGGGEAPDGGDVQFVFAFAEAQNEEVGGLYAEGDVIHAYAYSSEGTAFSDRWVVGDE, from the coding sequence ATGAGCAAACTCGACGAGTTCCTCGCGGGCGAGCGACTCGACGACGTCGCCCTCTTTCTCACCCACGCATTCCTCGACAGCGAGGGGAAGATAGCCAACTACGGCGAGGACGTCGACGACGGCGTCGTTCTCGTCGTCGACGGCGACAAGGGCCGGAAGCTGTTCGCTTCCGGGACTGGAATGGACGCGATGGCGTTCGCCCGGGAGGCGATGGACACCGATGGAGAAATCGCCCGCGACCTCGGCGGCGGCGAGGCACCCGACGGCGGCGACGTCCAGTTCGTCTTCGCGTTCGCCGAGGCACAGAACGAGGAGGTCGGCGGCCTCTACGCCGAGGGCGACGTCATCCACGCGTACGCGTACTCCTCCGAGGGCACCGCCTTCTCCGACCGGTGGGTCGTCGGCGACGAGTGA
- a CDS encoding DHH family phosphoesterase, with protein MDDSLIDDDALSLSRKSRLPGKGFFYPDSLDEEYAEERVREACEGAEAVIVADSDADGLGSVALIRKVRDAALDVAPFETELTARLRDEDEPEGEADVTVNGAGENEADDEDEESEESPVALVAAGPHSLGEALERVAEYLEPDADVYVCDLCPDSVETVSASLESLASRAGAVRWFDHHQWDEEVAAFVRETGVDLVVGDSDEECTTDVTLRSLAYDFPERFTELAEVTRDHDLWLNEDPRSKDLADYAYWSSSEEYVAVVGAYGADLPDSVIEYVEYRRVEKEALIDRAVDRAEFTQVGEWTVGVTYGRCSQNEVADALREQGADASVVVKPAGSASLRGSDGFERCHEVAALVNGGGHPKAAGCKPDIYDDMLDYAHHWTTEGATTKRVILAAFERVAAEVEPGDESDEGIDTER; from the coding sequence ATGGACGACAGCCTCATCGACGACGACGCGCTCTCGCTGTCACGGAAGTCCCGCCTGCCCGGAAAGGGCTTCTTCTACCCGGACTCGCTGGACGAGGAGTACGCGGAGGAACGGGTCCGCGAGGCGTGCGAGGGCGCCGAAGCCGTCATCGTGGCCGACAGCGACGCCGACGGACTCGGCTCGGTGGCCCTCATTCGGAAGGTGCGCGACGCCGCACTCGACGTCGCCCCGTTCGAGACGGAACTGACCGCCAGGCTCCGTGACGAGGACGAACCCGAGGGCGAAGCCGACGTAACCGTGAACGGCGCGGGAGAGAACGAGGCGGACGACGAGGACGAGGAAAGCGAGGAGTCGCCCGTCGCGCTGGTCGCCGCGGGCCCGCACTCGCTGGGCGAGGCGCTCGAACGCGTCGCCGAGTACCTCGAACCCGACGCGGACGTCTACGTCTGTGACCTCTGTCCCGACAGCGTCGAGACGGTTTCGGCGTCGCTCGAATCGCTCGCGTCGCGGGCGGGCGCGGTGCGGTGGTTCGACCACCACCAGTGGGACGAAGAGGTCGCGGCGTTCGTCCGGGAGACGGGCGTCGACCTCGTCGTCGGCGACTCCGACGAGGAGTGTACGACCGACGTGACGCTTCGCTCGCTGGCGTACGACTTCCCCGAGCGGTTCACCGAACTCGCCGAGGTGACCCGCGACCACGACCTCTGGCTGAACGAGGACCCGCGGAGCAAGGACCTCGCGGACTACGCGTACTGGAGTTCGTCCGAGGAGTACGTCGCCGTCGTCGGCGCGTACGGCGCGGACCTCCCCGACTCCGTCATCGAGTACGTCGAGTACCGGCGGGTGGAGAAGGAGGCGCTCATCGACCGCGCGGTCGACCGCGCGGAGTTCACCCAGGTGGGCGAGTGGACCGTCGGCGTCACCTACGGGAGATGCTCGCAGAACGAAGTCGCCGACGCGCTCCGCGAACAGGGCGCGGACGCGTCCGTGGTCGTCAAACCGGCGGGGAGCGCGTCTCTGCGCGGGTCGGACGGGTTCGAACGCTGCCACGAGGTCGCCGCGCTGGTCAACGGCGGCGGCCACCCGAAGGCGGCGGGCTGTAAGCCCGACATCTACGACGACATGCTCGACTACGCCCACCACTGGACGACCGAGGGCGCGACGACGAAGCGCGTCATCCTCGCGGCGTTCGAGCGGGTCGCAGCGGAGGTCGAACCGGGCGACGAGAGCGACGAGGGCATCGACACCGAGCGCTAA
- a CDS encoding universal stress protein: MFETIVIATDGSESVQRAVDVALDLARRFEAEVHTISIVDTDEIESSPERLQDEMERALKDQAEEALTDVVASTDLDVTTSVRVGRPATEIREYAEAHDADLVAMGTRGRHGENRFLLGSVAERIVRTCPMPVLTVRQLAADETL; this comes from the coding sequence ATGTTCGAGACCATCGTCATCGCCACCGACGGTTCCGAGAGCGTCCAGCGAGCCGTCGACGTGGCACTCGACCTCGCCCGGCGCTTCGAGGCGGAAGTCCACACCATCTCCATCGTCGACACCGACGAGATCGAGTCGTCGCCCGAACGCCTCCAAGACGAGATGGAACGGGCGCTGAAGGACCAGGCCGAGGAGGCCCTGACCGACGTCGTGGCGTCGACGGACCTCGACGTGACGACGTCGGTCAGAGTCGGGAGACCGGCGACCGAAATCCGCGAGTACGCCGAGGCCCACGACGCCGACCTCGTCGCGATGGGCACCCGGGGACGACACGGCGAGAACCGGTTCCTCCTCGGAAGCGTCGCCGAGCGCATCGTCCGGACGTGTCCGATGCCGGTGCTCACGGTGCGACAGCTCGCGGCGGACGAGACGCTCTGA
- a CDS encoding winged helix-turn-helix transcriptional regulator produces the protein MLVQTEKLASAVRSDSAAFTHGAGRTVGFAALVFLVVVLTAMPASAASAAPTGESALEPTDEDGCVAVAVTGLDSVGLDEVAEEVPSALDDGQRLVSHLDLPRRAPGIAFVVGYERRANGDALDNEVRAHVYRHVVEVPGRSIADLVRASGVDRSTLRYHVRILDRAGLVESRSVLGHHRVYPTPVDDRATAPAAALATQSTERVVRAVERLQPVGTTDLGSELGLATSTVSSHVDRLVAAGVLTREYDGRAVFVRLSPETRAFLD, from the coding sequence ATGCTCGTTCAGACCGAGAAACTGGCTTCGGCTGTGCGTTCCGACAGCGCGGCGTTCACCCACGGAGCGGGTCGGACCGTGGGGTTCGCCGCGCTGGTGTTTCTCGTCGTCGTCCTGACGGCGATGCCGGCGTCCGCAGCGTCCGCGGCGCCGACGGGGGAAAGCGCGCTCGAACCCACGGACGAGGACGGATGCGTCGCCGTGGCCGTGACGGGCCTCGACTCGGTCGGCCTCGACGAAGTGGCCGAGGAGGTCCCGTCGGCACTCGACGACGGCCAGCGGCTAGTGAGCCACCTCGACCTCCCCCGGCGTGCCCCCGGAATCGCGTTCGTCGTCGGGTACGAACGGCGCGCGAACGGGGATGCGCTCGACAACGAGGTGCGGGCGCACGTCTACCGGCACGTGGTGGAGGTCCCGGGCAGGAGCATCGCTGACCTCGTCCGGGCGAGCGGCGTCGACCGGTCCACGCTCCGGTACCACGTGCGGATTCTCGACCGGGCCGGTCTCGTCGAATCGCGGTCGGTACTGGGTCACCACCGGGTGTACCCGACACCCGTCGACGACAGGGCGACCGCACCGGCGGCCGCGCTCGCGACCCAGTCGACGGAGCGCGTCGTCCGGGCGGTCGAACGACTCCAGCCGGTGGGAACGACCGACCTCGGCTCGGAACTCGGGCTCGCGACGAGCACCGTGAGCAGCCACGTCGACCGGTTAGTCGCGGCCGGCGTACTCACCCGCGAGTACGACGGGCGGGCGGTCTTCGTCCGACTCAGTCCCGAGACGCGAGCGTTTCTCGACTGA
- a CDS encoding DUF7511 domain-containing protein → MFPLGVSEAELVTTWISAGEGSFVALDEMR, encoded by the coding sequence ATCTTCCCGCTCGGCGTAAGCGAGGCGGAACTCGTCACGACGTGGATTTCGGCCGGGGAAGGCTCGTTCGTCGCGCTCGACGAGATGCGGTGA
- the rnhB gene encoding ribonuclease HII gives MPTHVGSDEAGKGPVLGPMVAAAVRVDPDDLPAAVDDSKRLTPERRAELAAEIRAATDAVGVGVVSTARIDAPETDMNGLTVAAHVEAVAAVARDGDPVYADAGDVSESRFARRVAGGADERGVSVDVRAEHGADGTYPIVAAASIVAKVERDRRVEELRAEYGDVGSGYPSDPTTRTFLREYVREHGRLPACARASWKTCDDVLRAAEQSALDDF, from the coding sequence ATGCCAACCCACGTCGGGAGCGACGAGGCCGGGAAGGGGCCGGTGTTGGGACCGATGGTCGCCGCGGCGGTCCGTGTCGACCCCGACGACCTCCCCGCGGCGGTCGACGACTCGAAGCGGCTCACGCCGGAGAGGAGAGCGGAACTCGCCGCCGAGATTCGAGCCGCCACCGACGCGGTCGGAGTCGGCGTCGTCTCCACCGCCCGCATCGACGCGCCGGAGACGGACATGAACGGGCTGACCGTCGCGGCCCACGTCGAGGCCGTCGCGGCGGTGGCACGCGACGGCGACCCGGTGTACGCCGACGCGGGCGACGTGAGCGAGTCGCGCTTCGCGCGTCGCGTCGCCGGGGGAGCGGACGAACGCGGCGTGAGCGTCGACGTCCGCGCCGAACACGGTGCGGACGGGACCTACCCGATTGTCGCGGCGGCGAGCATCGTCGCGAAGGTCGAACGGGACAGGCGGGTCGAGGAGTTGAGAGCCGAGTACGGCGACGTCGGGAGCGGCTACCCGAGCGACCCGACGACGCGGACCTTCCTGCGGGAGTACGTCCGCGAGCACGGACGGCTTCCGGCGTGTGCGCGGGCGTCGTGGAAGACGTGCGACGACGTGTTGCGCGCGGCCGAGCAGTCCGCACTGGATGACTTCTGA
- a CDS encoding tRNA pseudouridine(54/55) synthase Pus10, which yields MSVLDDARALDGAGPVCDACLGRVFADRSFGLTNAERGRSLRVAAALADDEPFEPVTEECWVCEGECARFDAWAERAVNAVEGVEFETYQVGTRTPPLVEENELLLREEAGLAADAGELFKSEFNREVGKRVGRLTETEVEFGRPDVQFLLDIEEGRVEATVNSAFVYGRYRKLERDIPQTEWPCGRCDGRGVLGESRECPQCDGTGYLYQASVEGLVAPPIREAMEGSEATFHGAGREDVDARMLGTGRPFVVEVREPKRRTVNVEPLERVVNDHAEGRVEVEGLRLATYEMVERVKELDASKRYRAEVEFDSSISQDALRAALSDLEGAIIEQYTPQRVDHRRANLTRTREVYEAAGEWEDETHATVEFHGQGGLYIKELVSGDDGRTEPSLAGLLGVGAEVTALDVVGVYGESEAFEDEAYFRDERRTDADEAEPEAVAETDE from the coding sequence ATGAGTGTTCTCGACGACGCCCGGGCGCTCGACGGGGCGGGGCCGGTCTGTGACGCCTGTCTCGGCCGGGTCTTCGCCGACCGGAGCTTCGGGCTGACGAACGCCGAGCGCGGGCGGTCGCTCCGTGTCGCCGCCGCCCTCGCGGACGACGAGCCGTTCGAGCCCGTTACCGAGGAGTGTTGGGTCTGCGAGGGCGAGTGCGCGCGGTTCGACGCGTGGGCCGAGCGCGCTGTGAACGCCGTGGAGGGCGTCGAGTTCGAGACGTATCAGGTCGGGACGCGCACCCCACCGCTCGTCGAGGAGAACGAGCTACTTCTCAGGGAGGAAGCCGGCCTCGCCGCCGACGCCGGCGAACTCTTCAAGTCCGAGTTCAACCGCGAGGTCGGCAAGCGGGTCGGACGGCTCACCGAGACCGAGGTCGAGTTCGGTCGGCCCGACGTCCAGTTCCTCCTCGACATCGAAGAGGGTCGAGTAGAGGCGACGGTCAACTCGGCGTTCGTCTACGGGCGCTACCGGAAGCTCGAACGGGACATCCCCCAGACCGAGTGGCCCTGCGGCCGGTGTGACGGCCGGGGCGTCCTCGGCGAGAGCCGGGAGTGTCCACAGTGTGACGGCACAGGCTATCTGTACCAGGCGAGCGTCGAGGGACTCGTCGCGCCGCCGATTCGGGAGGCGATGGAGGGGAGCGAGGCGACGTTCCACGGTGCCGGGCGCGAGGACGTCGACGCGCGGATGCTCGGGACGGGCCGCCCGTTCGTCGTCGAGGTGCGCGAGCCGAAGCGGCGGACGGTGAACGTCGAGCCCCTCGAACGCGTGGTGAACGACCACGCCGAGGGTCGAGTGGAGGTCGAGGGGCTACGGCTGGCGACGTACGAGATGGTCGAGCGGGTGAAGGAACTGGACGCCTCGAAGCGCTACCGCGCGGAGGTCGAGTTCGATTCTTCTATCTCCCAAGACGCGCTGAGAGCGGCGCTCTCGGACCTCGAAGGCGCGATCATCGAGCAGTACACGCCACAGCGCGTCGACCACCGGCGGGCGAACCTCACCCGGACCCGGGAGGTGTACGAGGCCGCCGGCGAGTGGGAGGACGAGACGCACGCGACCGTCGAGTTCCACGGGCAGGGGGGACTGTACATCAAGGAACTCGTCTCGGGCGACGACGGCCGGACGGAGCCGAGTCTGGCCGGCCTCCTCGGCGTCGGCGCGGAGGTGACGGCGCTCGACGTCGTCGGCGTCTACGGCGAGAGCGAGGCGTTCGAGGACGAGGCGTACTTCAGGGACGAGCGGAGGACGGACGCGGACGAGGCCGAACCCGAAGCCGTCGCCGAGACGGACGAGTAG
- a CDS encoding DUF4112 domain-containing protein — MSRRDGAAPNAAVDTGGGTDADVGVGTGVEVEGADDDERAELLALGRLSYYLDDLFRVPGTSYRIGLDPLVGLVPGVGDVPTSAASAYIVARAAALGVPRATLARMLLVLVVDAVFGSLPLVGDVFDAVWKANTRNVRLAATRLDEPEGASLDRRYVVVVTALLTLLLVLVGVGVGVAAWWALVRVGVV, encoded by the coding sequence GTGAGCCGAAGGGACGGTGCGGCGCCGAACGCCGCGGTCGATACCGGCGGCGGGACGGACGCGGACGTCGGCGTCGGCACCGGAGTCGAAGTCGAGGGCGCGGACGACGACGAGCGAGCGGAGCTACTCGCGCTCGGACGGTTGAGCTACTACCTCGACGACCTGTTCCGCGTTCCCGGGACGAGCTACCGAATCGGTCTCGACCCGCTCGTCGGGTTGGTTCCGGGCGTCGGCGACGTCCCCACGAGCGCCGCGTCGGCGTACATCGTCGCCCGGGCGGCCGCGCTCGGCGTCCCGCGGGCGACGCTCGCGCGGATGCTCCTCGTGCTCGTCGTCGACGCGGTGTTCGGGTCACTGCCCCTCGTGGGCGACGTCTTCGACGCGGTGTGGAAGGCGAACACGCGGAACGTTCGGCTCGCAGCGACGCGACTCGACGAGCCAGAGGGAGCGAGCCTGGACCGTCGGTACGTCGTCGTCGTCACCGCGCTGTTGACGCTGCTTCTCGTCCTCGTGGGGGTCGGCGTCGGCGTCGCGGCGTGGTGGGCGCTGGTGCGGGTCGGCGTCGTGTGA
- a CDS encoding succinylglutamate desuccinylase/aspartoacylase family protein, which yields MSDDDSTTQSRSFRYDGEVRPGEKRQFRYEVGETYLGDPVEIPVTIINGDDPGPRVCLTAAIHGDELNGVKVLQEVADRYTPSEIHGTLVLLHVVNVPAYQAQQRYIPIYDQDLNRSFPGKERSNTAERMAHRVYSRFVSQCDLGLDFHTSTRNRTTMYHVRADVENPETRRLAEAFGANVILSGEGEESSLRAVASRNGTPTVTVEMGKAHRFQSGLVDKALEGVESVLAAYDVFDGVVAEPSWRKVMGPDEEKRWLRAETGGLVEMQWGPSPLVHEGETICTITDHFKHDEHVIEAPFTGLIVGVLENPVALPGHPLCHLVRISSETRAEIERQITSGEFDGYRSHGQRWMADDEEAE from the coding sequence ATGTCCGACGACGACTCCACCACTCAGTCCCGGTCGTTTCGGTACGACGGGGAGGTCCGCCCCGGCGAGAAACGACAGTTCCGCTACGAGGTGGGCGAGACCTACCTGGGCGACCCCGTCGAGATTCCGGTGACGATCATCAACGGCGACGACCCCGGCCCGCGCGTCTGTCTGACCGCCGCGATTCACGGCGACGAACTCAACGGCGTGAAGGTGCTTCAGGAGGTCGCCGACCGCTACACGCCCTCTGAGATTCACGGCACCCTCGTCTTGCTCCACGTCGTGAACGTCCCCGCCTACCAGGCCCAGCAGCGCTACATCCCGATCTACGACCAGGACCTCAACCGCTCTTTCCCGGGCAAGGAGCGCTCCAACACCGCCGAACGGATGGCACACCGGGTGTACTCGCGCTTCGTGAGCCAGTGTGACCTCGGTCTCGACTTCCACACCTCCACCCGGAACCGGACGACGATGTACCACGTCCGCGCGGACGTCGAGAACCCCGAGACCAGACGGCTCGCGGAGGCGTTCGGCGCGAACGTCATCCTCTCGGGCGAGGGCGAGGAGAGTTCGCTCCGCGCCGTCGCCTCCCGCAACGGAACCCCGACCGTCACCGTCGAGATGGGGAAGGCCCACCGCTTCCAGTCGGGACTCGTCGACAAGGCGCTCGAAGGGGTCGAGAGCGTCCTCGCGGCGTACGACGTCTTCGACGGCGTGGTGGCGGAGCCGTCGTGGCGGAAGGTGATGGGTCCCGACGAGGAGAAACGCTGGCTCCGCGCGGAGACCGGGGGGCTCGTCGAGATGCAGTGGGGCCCCAGTCCGCTGGTCCACGAGGGCGAGACCATCTGTACCATCACGGACCACTTCAAACACGACGAGCACGTGATCGAGGCGCCCTTCACGGGCCTCATCGTCGGCGTCCTCGAGAACCCCGTCGCGCTCCCCGGCCACCCGCTCTGTCACCTCGTCCGCATCAGCAGCGAGACGCGCGCGGAGATCGAACGCCAGATAACCAGCGGCGAGTTCGACGGCTACCGCTCGCACGGACAGCGGTGGATGGCCGACGACGAGGAGGCGGAGTGA
- a CDS encoding MFS transporter, translating to MTERWLYAWGIGSVAFGGASLLVPLYIVELGATPVQLGILAASAAVIGAPGAIAFGRLANRVERRRALVLLTLAGVAVALAMVPLLSSIAAIIVANAVLWLVVASVAPVLTMLVVDDAPESAWSERIGRLNKYQGYGWAGGLVLGTVWPLVATPLVGTDAVTRALFWLLAACAGVSTLGAAGSLPNPAPADHVTSERRIRRVARLLSNSRRGVKGATFAFSPNRLYWTTRGIDPRRLAGRLNPALATYLAAATLFFTGFAAFWAPLPLFFTDLGFGSGEVFALYLASSVGSAVLYEGAGRFATRYDVRLLQSGALAARGLLFPVVGVVTGLGALVVGLVAAGVGLAAIGVTWAFIAVIGTAIVTRLAPPSVRGEVLGVHTALGAVAGGIGGVLGGWAASFGYLVAFGVAGGLVLLGAALVFSLRILSGGEAAAKAPADPVSAADGGVGVPAVSGEEAERRAD from the coding sequence ATGACCGAACGGTGGCTCTACGCGTGGGGGATCGGGTCGGTCGCGTTCGGCGGAGCCTCGCTCCTCGTCCCGCTCTACATCGTCGAGTTGGGAGCGACGCCGGTACAGCTAGGGATTCTCGCGGCCAGCGCGGCCGTCATCGGCGCGCCGGGTGCCATCGCGTTCGGACGACTCGCCAACCGGGTCGAACGCCGGCGGGCGCTGGTGTTGCTCACGCTCGCGGGTGTGGCCGTCGCGCTCGCGATGGTCCCGTTGTTGTCGAGCATCGCGGCGATCATCGTCGCGAACGCGGTGCTGTGGCTCGTCGTCGCGTCGGTCGCGCCGGTCCTGACGATGCTCGTCGTCGACGACGCTCCCGAATCCGCGTGGAGCGAACGCATCGGCCGCCTCAACAAGTACCAGGGGTACGGCTGGGCGGGGGGCCTCGTCCTCGGGACGGTCTGGCCGCTCGTGGCGACACCGCTCGTCGGCACTGACGCGGTCACACGGGCGCTGTTCTGGCTGCTCGCCGCCTGTGCGGGGGTGAGCACGCTCGGTGCGGCGGGGTCGCTGCCGAACCCGGCGCCGGCGGACCACGTCACGAGCGAGCGACGGATCCGGCGCGTGGCTCGCCTCCTCTCGAACTCGCGGCGCGGCGTCAAGGGCGCGACGTTCGCGTTCTCGCCGAACCGGCTGTACTGGACGACGCGGGGCATCGACCCGCGCCGACTCGCGGGGAGACTCAACCCGGCGCTCGCGACGTATCTGGCCGCGGCCACGCTGTTTTTCACCGGGTTCGCCGCGTTCTGGGCGCCGCTCCCGCTGTTTTTCACCGACCTCGGCTTCGGGTCGGGAGAGGTGTTCGCGCTCTACCTCGCGTCGAGCGTCGGCTCCGCCGTCCTCTACGAGGGCGCGGGGCGGTTCGCCACGCGATACGACGTCCGACTCCTCCAGTCGGGGGCGCTCGCCGCCCGCGGGCTGCTGTTTCCGGTTGTCGGTGTCGTGACCGGTCTCGGCGCGCTCGTCGTCGGGCTGGTCGCGGCCGGCGTGGGACTCGCCGCCATCGGGGTGACCTGGGCGTTCATCGCGGTCATCGGCACCGCCATCGTCACTCGGCTCGCACCGCCGAGCGTCCGGGGCGAGGTGCTCGGCGTCCACACCGCGCTCGGGGCCGTCGCCGGCGGCATCGGCGGCGTGCTCGGCGGGTGGGCCGCCTCGTTCGGCTACCTGGTCGCGTTCGGCGTCGCGGGGGGACTCGTCCTCCTCGGCGCGGCGCTCGTGTTCTCGCTGCGGATACTCTCCGGCGGCGAGGCGGCGGCGAAAGCGCCTGCCGACCCCGTGAGCGCGGCCGACGGCGGGGTCGGCGTGCCGGCCGTCTCGGGCGAAGAGGCCGAACGCCGCGCCGACTGA
- a CDS encoding competence/damage-inducible protein A: MDVALVTVGDELLAGDTENTNATWLCRRLTERGVTVTRVLTIPDDRDVIASAVREFSQAFDACVVTGGLGGTPDDVTKAAVADALDRDLVVADDVKAGIVAKAEAYADQYPDLADAYDLDVDFDAQAAVPEDARPLVTDESFGPGFVAGNVYAFPGIPDELYVMFELVVDEFDGEVVSDSLYTPAPEGALNDRLSDVRERFDVSVGSYPGKGRIPTRIKVSGPPAAVDEAMTWLGEHVDVTEPPEGGSGYADRPGAEPESR; the protein is encoded by the coding sequence ATGGACGTCGCACTCGTGACAGTCGGAGACGAACTCCTCGCGGGCGACACGGAGAACACCAACGCGACGTGGCTCTGCCGGCGTCTCACCGAGCGCGGTGTCACGGTCACCCGCGTCCTCACCATCCCCGACGACCGGGACGTCATCGCCAGCGCGGTCCGCGAGTTCTCCCAGGCGTTCGACGCGTGCGTCGTCACCGGGGGTCTCGGCGGGACGCCGGACGACGTGACGAAGGCGGCCGTCGCCGACGCGCTCGACCGCGACCTGGTGGTCGCCGACGACGTGAAGGCGGGTATCGTCGCGAAGGCGGAGGCTTACGCGGACCAGTACCCCGACCTCGCCGACGCGTACGACCTCGACGTCGATTTCGACGCGCAGGCGGCCGTCCCCGAGGACGCCCGTCCGCTCGTCACCGACGAGAGTTTCGGGCCGGGGTTCGTCGCCGGCAACGTCTACGCCTTTCCCGGCATCCCGGACGAACTGTACGTCATGTTCGAACTCGTCGTCGACGAGTTCGACGGCGAGGTGGTCTCCGACTCCCTCTACACTCCGGCACCCGAAGGCGCGCTGAACGACCGGCTTTCGGACGTCCGCGAGCGGTTCGACGTGAGCGTGGGGAGCTACCCGGGGAAGGGTCGGATTCCGACGCGAATCAAGGTCTCGGGTCCCCCGGCGGCCGTCGACGAGGCCATGACGTGGCTCGGCGAACACGTCGACGTGACCGAACCGCCGGAGGGAGGTTCGGGGTACGCCGACAGGCCGGGGGCCGAGCCGGAGTCACGGTGA